The genomic stretch GAAATGAGCAGACCGTTCTCTTTTGCCTTTTCAACAGATTTTTTAGTAGCTGTTCTAGAAGGTTCACTAATCATAGAAATGGATCCAAAGTGGAGAATGCGATGACGCTCAAATAACTGATCGCTTATTTCTTCTTCACTTAAGAAACGATCTGCACTTGGATTTATGTAAAAGTCAAAGCTACGTTCACCATTTTCGGCATTGGTCACAAATACAACGCCTGTGCGTGCAGATTCAGTTAGAATCATCGTCGAAACATCTACACCGTAGTTCTTTAACGTTTCTTGAAGAAAACGTCCAAGCACATCATCGCCTACTTTTCCAAGAAAAGTGGAATTTACGCCTAGACGGGCAAGCCCTACTGCTACATTTGCCGGAGCTCCACCAGGGCTTTTTTGATACGTTAAATTGTCTTTGTCAAGAGGTATGAAATCAATTAATGCTTCCCCTAAACTAATGACACCTTTACTCATATCTACGTCCTCCTATGTCTATCAATTGTAGAGCTGCACCAAGGGTACAGCTTTTCCGTAATCATACCATGGCAAGGTAAAACACTAAAGAAGAAAACGCCATTATCCCATGATCTTCTTGATGATTTTCAGCCCGTTTTTGGCTGAGGGGTATCTAAAGGCGAAATCAAACTTCGTTGTTTGTTTCACAATGCTCTTCTCATGCGAGAAGGCTTTAAAGCTTGCTTTCCCATGATAACTCCCCGTACCACTTGACCCAACTCCACCAAAAGGCAAATAAGGAGAGACGATATGCATAAATGTGTCGTTCATACACCCTCCCCCAAATGAAATGGACGACGTTATTTCTTCTTGTTTTTCTTCGGATTCAGAGAAAAAGTAAAGTGCGAGCGGTTTGGGACGGCGACGAACTTCGTCAATAACCGTTTCAAGTTCTGTAAATTCAAGCACAGGTAAAATAGGACCAAAGATCTCCTCTTGCATTACTGGATCTTCCCATGAAATATTGTCCATTATTGTTGGAGCAATAACCCGATCACTTGCTTTGTGCTGTCCACCAATTAATACGTCTCCATCGGCTAAAAAACGTTTTAATCGGTCAAAGTGACGATCACTTACAATATGACCGTATTTTTCATCTGATAGTGGATCTTCTCCGTAGAATTCAATCAGCACATTGTTCATTTGTTCGATCAATGCCATTTTCACGTCACTGTGGACATACAAATAGTCAGGTGCGATACACGTTTGACCAGCGTTCGTGAATTTCCCCCACATAATTCGTTTTGCAGCTAGAGCTAAATTAGCGTCTTTGTCAACAATCGCCGGACTCTTTCCTCCCAATTCAAGCGTAACTGGGATAAGTTGCTTTGCAGCCGCCTCCATCACAATCTTCCCTACAGCAACACTTCCTGTGAAAAAGATGTGATCAACCGGTTGTTTCAAAAGTTCAGTACTCGCTTCAACGCCACCTTCAATAACCACAATATACTTTTCAGGAAAAAC from Bacillus sp. Cs-700 encodes the following:
- a CDS encoding aldehyde dehydrogenase, which codes for MENIADKVTLQKEYFYTGETKSYSFRKKQLETLRDVIKEYEPEILQALKDDLHKSEWEAYTTEIGFLLEEIKFTLKHLKEWMTPEKVKSPVTHFGSKSVIHREPFGVTLIIAPWNYPFQLQLAPLIGAIASGNCAVLKPSELTPAVSTLISKMIREVFPEKYIVVIEGGVEASTELLKQPVDHIFFTGSVAVGKIVMEAAAKQLIPVTLELGGKSPAIVDKDANLALAAKRIMWGKFTNAGQTCIAPDYLYVHSDVKMALIEQMNNVLIEFYGEDPLSDEKYGHIVSDRHFDRLKRFLADGDVLIGGQHKASDRVIAPTIMDNISWEDPVMQEEIFGPILPVLEFTELETVIDEVRRRPKPLALYFFSESEEKQEEITSSISFGGGCMNDTFMHIVSPYLPFGGVGSSGTGSYHGKASFKAFSHEKSIVKQTTKFDFAFRYPSAKNGLKIIKKIMG